ACAAAAGAGGGGCGGACAGTATATAGTTAAGTGCGTGCTGTATAATCCTGGTGTTTCCGTTATTAAAATCGCTTTATATGTCCAAATATATCCAGAACAAATTAAAAACGCATCCTGCGCGGTAGCTCTCTCTGTGTGAGCCCGGATCTGATTGGAGGACGCCATGGGGAAGGAAGTTTGCCAGCTAGTCCGGCGCATAGTCCTTTAAAAGAGAAATATATCAAAACGGTACACGAACAGCGTTTTCCTTTACAGTTTTATTGTGGTATTTAGATTTGCTGCGGTAAGAAAGGATGCggttttttaaaatcacattgtTGGCTTTTTTCTTGAATATTATACTGGCTGTCACAAGACGCTGGTTCCGTTTGAAGCTGCTTCCCTTGCAGTGCGAGTCACGAGTTTTCTCAGGTGAATCTTTGTTTGAGTTTTCCAGTAAGGAGCGCATGAATTAGTACGGTCCGGGACAGGCTGTTTATTCAAGTCAACTGCTTGTATTCGGCTCAGGAGCCAACCGCTGTTAAAATTTCACCCGCAATTTGCTGTGGTGGTCGATAACGCTTTCTATTGATTTTGTTGCTCCGAATGAATATTTGAACAATGATTTCCTTGGAAGAAGTGAGGTCCCGCTTGGAACTGGCCGGCCAGTCACATTTGTTACGGTTCTGGCCTGAGCTCAGCGCCGATGAACGGGACTCCTTCCTGGGCGAACTGTCTCAGCTAGAGCCCGAGGAGTTGAGGGAGCACTGCCGGGCGGCTGCAGAAGCTGGCAGCCGGGATTCGGGTGCTGTGGGGCTGCTGGACCAGCGCATGGAGCCCATGTCCGCGGAATTCATCGGGAGCGTCAGCAGGAGTGACCAGGAGACTTTAAAACAATGGGAAGACGAAGGTGGGTCAGCTGATCGTTTAACAATGGACATTTTAATATTGTGAACCGCAAtaacacacaatacaataaaattaagCACGGGTTGCGGTATTCTGTGTtgcacagtttttttctttttttattgcccACTCAGTATAAAAATATTGCAGCGTGTTTACCCAGTACAGCTCCTATTTAGCAGTCTTCACTATTACTAACAGTACATTTGGTACTTTTTGCAGTGATAGCGCGACACCTGCTGGCAAGAGATGGCGGTGACTGGCCTTTCACGGCTCTGCAGCTACAGCCAGTCACTCCCAACACTGCAGACGTTGTAAAGAACTCTGTGAATAATACCTGCACGCACACAGCAGCTCAGTCCCTTTGCTGTAACCCCTGTATAATTCCACTCTACCTATTTATTTACTTCTGATTGGGTTGTCCTTCTTCAAAGCTCTTCAGAGCTGGACAGTCAAGGAGACGCCCCCACTAATCTTTGTTGTTCTTATATTCCAGGGTTCCGGCAGATTTCTCAGAACAAAGTGGCTGTTCTTCTCCTGGCGGGGGGTCAGGGCACTCGTTTGGGGGTGCCTTACCCCAAGGGGATGTACAacgtggggctcccgagtggcaagACTCTGTACCAGGTGCAGGCAGAGCGCATCCGCAGagcagagcagttagcagctgaGAAGTGTGGCTCCAGCAAGTGCACTATCCCATGGTAAGATCACAGATAGTCCGGGGTGGAAATTAGACTCCCGTTGCAGAGCAGtgcgatccattcctggttttactatgagtttaatgggACACGTCTGctacctgtacacactgtggctaatcaagctcatagtaaaacctgcaaTGCAGACCTACCCCATAATCCACACTAACTTAACAATGCACGATCCACACATGTGAATTCAGCATGAAGTTATCAAAACATAATGattgcacctttttttttatgtaattcaAATACAGTTTACCCAACCAGTGATGGTAAGTCTCCCCCGAAGCCTGTGGCTCTTGTTTGTTGTTCTCTTTACATTTCTATTGATCTGTGACTCCAGGTACATCATGACCAGTGAATTTACATTGGAACCAACAGAGAAGTTTTTCAAGGAAAACCAGTACTTTAAGCTAGACCAGTCTAATGTGGTCATGTTTGAGCAGAGGATGATCCCGGCAGTTTCGTTTGATGGGAAAGCCATCCTGGAAAACAAGTCTAAGGTGGCGATGGCACCAGGTGAGGGAATACGCTGTGTTCAAAGTGACCTGTGTTCAGCTGGGCTAGCAGCTagaaatattctttcaaaatactgTTTAGTTTTTTCATTACATATAAAATAAGCCTTTTTTTGTATGATCTATACAGTAATGCATGTATTACAATCAATACAAAGACGGTAATACATTTGAAGAAATGTTAGTTTGAACTTCAGTAGGATTGCATCTAAACCTGCTGAAAGAAAACAGCATTTATTCATTTTCTAAGGAATTATTTGACACAGTTTGTTTTTGCAGATGGCAATGGTGGTCTGTACCGGGCGTTGGTGGATGGGATCTTTGAGGATATGGAGCGGCGAGGAGTTCAGTACATACACGTGTACTGTGTGGACAACATCCTGGTCAAAATGGCAGATCCGCTTTTTATTGGCTTCTGTGTGTCGAAAGGAGCAGACTGTGGAGCAAAGGTATGTTTGATTcattcatttgttgtttttttttaaggaattgtCTGTGGCACATCAATATTCCCCACGCCTCTGCGTTGCGTTGCGTTCAGAATACAGAGCATCTGTTATTGATGAAATGCAATTGATTGCTATTTTTATCTACCTGAACTATACAATtgatgtcttaaaaaaaaaaaaaaaaaaaaatgcagatgaTCTTGAACGAGTAAAGTCCAGAGTCCCGCGCGGATCAGGTACTGCTTACCAGCGTGACCCCCTGCTTTGCTTTGCCGGCAGGTGGTAGAGAAAGCCTACCCCACAGAGCCGGTGGGGGTGGTGTGCCGTGTGGACGGGGCCCATCAGGTCGTGGAGTACAGCGAGATCAGCCTGGAGACGGCGGAGAAGCGAAACACGGACGGGTCGTTGGTGTTCAACGCTGGGAACATCTGCAACCACTTCTTCACCCTGAGCTTCCTCAAGTCTGTTGCAGAGTAGGTGTCCTGGAGAGATCAGGAAAGTCAATTTCAACTGATGAGACAATTGAGAACCGATTCTTATTTGCAGCGATGACCCGGCAAGAGGCTCACGCCACCACAAGAGAACATAATCAATGGTGAAACATCAAACTCAGCAGCACCACGGCAGGCACAGATGTCAGTCTGCAGTGAGTCGACGCTGCGGCTCAAAGCAGCCTCAGATACAAACCGTTTTCATTTGAGCTTTTGCTGAAAGTCATTCCAGTCGTTggctgctgcaaactgaaatgagggacgaagtttgtttttaatgactgtctttttttttttttttttaaggaaattcGAACCCAAGTTAAAACAACACGTGGCTTTGAAGAAGGTGCCCTACGTGGATGAGGAAGGAAACCTGGTGAAACCTGATAAGCCCAACGGGATCAAGATGGAGAAGTTTGTGTTCGACGTCTTCCAGTTTTCCAAGTGAGgatctttttacaatttaaataacataaattGGAAAACTTGCAGATTTGGCTGTACCGATATATATCCTTCTACTTTAAGATAACTGGGGTGCACGTTCAGTGGTGTTTCAAAGAACCAACCCCCTCTAAGCAGTAAAGGATACCTAGACAGAACTAGAAACTgttgatgaggatgatgatgaggatgatgatgattattattattgcaataacCAGGACGTTCAGATGCATTTTTCTCTGTTTCAGAAAAGCTGGACTTCTCAAGTACCTGCACTGACTGCATCAGTAATGTCATGCATGCCTTCATAGTCTACAACCAGAACTCAAATGATCCGCTGTCCCGGCACGCTGCCATCGGGCACTTTTTCAGCTGCGTCCTCACTTGATTGCTGCTGGTTTACATTCACAGGAATTTCGTGGCTTTCGAGGTGTCGAGAGCGGACGAGTTTTCCCCTTTAAAGAATGCCGACCCTGCGGCCAAGGACACTCCAGCCACGGCGCGCCGGGCCCTGCTGGCACAGCACTACCGCTGGGCGCTGGGTGCCGGGGCCAGCTTCCTGGACGGGGAGAACAGGAAGCTGCCGGAGAAGCCCAGGTGAGAGGTAGCGGCTCTTGAGCAGCCCGATCCGGGGGCTGGTGGGGAAGCAGAGTGCTCCGCTTGCTGTTTCTCTGCTGATGAAATAGAAAGTGTGCTCACTGGCTAGAGCAAGTGCGCTTAGTGAGTCTGCATCACCTGCTGTGGCCCTGTTAATCCGCATGTGCATTATTTCTTCAgtagggatggaaacaagacgcctactgcatagcagtttcacccatgccaggttttactacgagcttgataagccccggtgtataggtaacaagctcaggtgtgtcttattaaaccaggaatggatcaaaccgctatgacaatgggagtcttctttccatccctgcttcAGTTATTTTTTGACCGGGTAACATGCTGAAGCAGTACGGGATCAGCCCCCAGTGAACCCAAAAATGGAGGAAAACACTGCCGACTTGCATAAGGCTCTACGAAAGGGCTGCTCTTGCGTTTGTATTGGGATCACTCAAAACAGAAGACCAGTAAATCTAATATACTAATACATTTACCTGTGTCCATTTTAACAACTTGTTTCAGTACAAGACGCTGAAATTTGTCGTCAGTCATCCAAGGGGAGTCTTTCTATTAGGATGACTTGATAATGGACAGCAGTAAAGATGCCTTGACTCAAAGAAGCTTTGTGATGCTATTGTTATCGCAGGCTGGATCATGCACTGTAGATCTGCTGTATATTCTTATGCTCTTGTTTTTATTCCCCTATGGCAGTCTGTCCGAAAACGAAGAGCCCCCTGCGGTGTGTGAGATTTCTCCGTTAGTGTCCTGCTTCGGGGAGGTGAGGAGCAGCAGGGTTTCTTAAACACAGCATGAGGAGGAACGTGATATTTCAGCTGAGCCATCTGTACCTCTGTTTTCGTGTTTGTAATGCAGGCTGCAGGCTGGGCTGATGAAAGGTACAGTAGCGATGCTGCCTCTATGCTGTTGGTCAGAATCACCTCTCGACTGCTCTTCTTTGTGTTTCCAGGGTCTTGGGGTGCTGATGAGGGGCCGGGAGATTCACTCTCCCTTCATACTTGATGAAAAGAAAGCAGAAGAGATCCGGAAGAGTCAATAACCGCTGGAACTGTTTACAATAAACCTGGCTGGTCACTTTACTGGAGTAAACAttccagattttaaaaaaagtgcctTTTTCTGGGAGAATGAACATGATttatactgtatttgatttttaattttaatttttttttttttttaatttcctggcttaaaatgtattctgtattaaTTAACTCCTGCATATAAACATTTTGTGAAGTTTCATACGCTATGCCGAATGTTGTTTTGTCAATATAAAAGCTTTTATGTCATTTTTCAAATGTAATAACCAAATCTGTGCTTAAGTACTGTATGGCAAACAAGGTTCATGGTGTGaaagggtgtctgctcaaaaggGGCTGAAAATGTATCTGCAAAAATAAGTTTAGCAGCTTCCCTTAACAGGGGGAATACAAGTTTACATCTATCTCTAACAGGAATGGAAGTACGGCTCCTACTGCAGAGCAGGTTCACCCACTCCAGCTTTtacaacaagcttgattagccccagtgtatagacAAGTCTCATTAAACtcttaataaaaccaggaatggatcaaactgctatgcaatgggagccttatttccatccttgcttTTAAATGCATAATCCTGGAGTAAAAGAGAATATCGTGCTTGAGCAGACTGCTGTCGATCAGTAAATAGCATTAAATGtagaattacaattacagcagcgtGGTTTGCTggtattacaattacaatgctattttgttgaattacagtTTATAATTATGCTGCATCAATTACACTTAGAACAAGGGTACATTTTTTTCATGTATAAAGGGAATATTATTAAACTGCTGAAGCTGGAGCTCTTCCAGTCCAGCCTGTATAACTGCTGTCCTGCTCTCTGTTGACAGAGAACTACAGCGACGCCTCAGTATGTTCCTTTACACTTTGAATCTCCTGTGCTAGCGCTGCTGTACATGTGTATTCATCAATAAAAACGCAATACGACTTCATATTACAAAGCATGTACGTCTTACTTAAAGCATTTCTTAATATCGTGGTACGCTGTGATCTGCCTAGTAAATACTAATATAGcagaaaatgtatatatacatgaTTTGTTTCTTGAAGGCTTCCGTAGATCGAGCAAGGACCAATGAAAATGGACCTGGGGTTTGCATCTGCGTTATGACGTTAAgaggaacacaaacacaaacaaactaacGATTTTAAATGATAAACACGGCAATGCAATTACATAAAAGACGGGTCGGGTTTGTAATTGGCAGTGTGGAGTATGCGTGGGAAATGCTACAGACTGTATAATCGGATGTTTGTGACGTtgaaattttttttaattaataagttAAGGAATACAGGAAATACCAGCAGAGAAATGCCGACACAAAATAACACTTAACCTTACATTGCTGTAGCCTCTGGAACAGTCACATTAACAGAGAATCGTTTTAaatgaaacattatttattttcagcaACTCTGGGAACGCTGTTAGCTTTAACACTATACCAGTTCAGGATATGGTAGGCCTGGGTAATTTGTGacattaaaagtattttaaaacacattgcatTTCCAGGTTAGCGTAAACTgacaattgtttttaattttttattaatccAAGCCTTGACTAGATGTAAAAACTATCGCACGTTACTGTAATGCTAGTATGTTCAAAAACGTGTTCGGTTCTGGGTTCCTCGTCAGAACCGCTCACACTGTCCTAACTTGGGCAGTCACGTTGGTGCTTTTCCTGCACGACACAGGtgagttaaaaatatatatttcaatatactgtatgttgtcgTTTTTACCATCCTCACTGCATAACAACTTTAAACTGCATTATATTACAGTATTGATGTCACTGCCTTATGTAATAAGTACCAGGGTTGGGTCCATTCCTGTGTTGCCGCTGTGAGAACACTGCTAGTAATTGCAGATTGATTAATAATGTGTTGGATTGAttaatgatgggggggggggggaggcaccAGTCTCCTGTTTGGAGCAGCTGACAGTTCTTCCTGAAGAGTGTGTGTCGGTCCCTGTTTGCAGACCTGCGGAAACAGGAGGCGCGCGGGGAGCTGCTGCAGCCCGTGCTGTTTGTCCTGCTGGTGCTGGTCTCGGTGCTGCTGTATTTCGCAGTCTCCCTGATGGACCCCGGGTTTGTCTTCTCAGACATCGACATCAAGGTCAGACAGTTTATCCGTTCCAGGAGCTGTGATCTATGACCGGGGTCTCCAAGCCTGcacctggagagctgcagggtcaGATTAACATGTGCTCCAGATCTTTAGCTATCGATGATGTgcagacacctataaaacctgcaggattggagacccctgatctatgATCTAATCTTTCCACCTTTTTGTTGATTCATATGAAAATGCAGAAACGTTTGCCTTGTCAATGCATTGTGCCTGCGCTGCCTGCTCGCTGTCAGTGTAACTAGGGGTTATGCTTCATCAGTTCACCCTGGGAGTGAGCGACGAGGAACAAGAGATGATCCCTCAGACTCTGAAGGCAATGAGACAGAGACGCTGCGGGTACTGCCTGCTGCAGGTACGGTAACCTCCTAATGTAAAGCATGTAGGGAAGCTGCAACTCCTGTTATTTTGAAAAGCTGTATTTTTGTGTAGGATTTATTTATATGGCCATACGTTGGTAGTGTTTAGTTTTCCAGTCTTGTTTGGGGGGTATGTTACGGTCTCTCAACCCGTTTTTCCTCCCTCCCGAGCAGCAGCCGATGCGCGCCAAGCACTGCCCGACCTGCAAGCACTGTGTCCTGCGGTACGACCACCACTGCCCCTGGATAGAGAACTGCGTGGGGGAGAGAAACCATCGCTGGTTCATCATCTACCTGGGGGTCCAGCTCATCGCATTGATCTGGGGATTCCACCTGGCCtggtgagagagagtgtgtgtgtgtgaaattgcACTCTCAAAATTGAATTATCATGTGAATCTTGTT
This portion of the Acipenser ruthenus chromosome 31, fAciRut3.2 maternal haplotype, whole genome shotgun sequence genome encodes:
- the LOC117396788 gene encoding UDP-N-acetylhexosamine pyrophosphorylase-like protein 1, producing MISLEEVRSRLELAGQSHLLRFWPELSADERDSFLGELSQLEPEELREHCRAAAEAGSRDSGAVGLLDQRMEPMSAEFIGSVSRSDQETLKQWEDEGFRQISQNKVAVLLLAGGQGTRLGVPYPKGMYNVGLPSGKTLYQVQAERIRRAEQLAAEKCGSSKCTIPWYIMTSEFTLEPTEKFFKENQYFKLDQSNVVMFEQRMIPAVSFDGKAILENKSKVAMAPDGNGGLYRALVDGIFEDMERRGVQYIHVYCVDNILVKMADPLFIGFCVSKGADCGAKVVEKAYPTEPVGVVCRVDGAHQVVEYSEISLETAEKRNTDGSLVFNAGNICNHFFTLSFLKSVAEKFEPKLKQHVALKKVPYVDEEGNLVKPDKPNGIKMEKFVFDVFQFSKNFVAFEVSRADEFSPLKNADPAAKDTPATARRALLAQHYRWALGAGASFLDGENRKLPEKPSLSENEEPPAVCEISPLVSCFGEGLGVLMRGREIHSPFILDEKKAEEIRKSQ
- the LOC117973891 gene encoding palmitoyltransferase ZDHHC12-B-like, giving the protein MFKNVFGSGFLVRTAHTVLTWAVTLVLFLHDTDLRKQEARGELLQPVLFVLLVLVSVLLYFAVSLMDPGFVFSDIDIKFTLGVSDEEQEMIPQTLKAMRQRRCGYCLLQQPMRAKHCPTCKHCVLRYDHHCPWIENCVGERNHRWFIIYLGVQLIALIWGFHLAWSGFSYAPTWNLWLQHNAFLLAAFCLVAVFSVVVILLLGSHLYLVSCNTTTWEFMSRHRISYLKHCGADENPFDQGIVRNLWSFFCLCRTVAWEKVYFREGSDPV